In Portunus trituberculatus isolate SZX2019 chromosome 46, ASM1759143v1, whole genome shotgun sequence, a single window of DNA contains:
- the LOC123520314 gene encoding uncharacterized protein LOC123520314 isoform X1, with protein MGGATVCLVVCALTGLGQVVRAASLPASFSSMVAGRVESRASEVSEAQVLLTEVVSREMSGCAVVLVYDTPDALPLLAPALLLIPYGVSLVYLASLDAAAAFALKNHVDISDANVCRGVVVAARDGSWRRLLQEASHLWVGHTLTFLLLLSDEDLTRDAPSLLLHPTFRFGAQVVAAARQDNDSWHLHTTSLFSSLHKHHTTPLDTWRPGQGFREGARLFPEDKMNNMQGFTFTVAALPYDPFITAADTALTGPGKYRGLEVRLLDVLAEAANFTYRYVAPEDGQWGRLTRDGTWTGMIGMVAGEEADWAMSDITFSPEREQYVDFSRTFVYDASELVTPRAKPLPRWTSPTRPFQWEVWVAVVMAVAAAGPFLCVLARICTDTYLSRVTWFHHLGNSILFIIQPVLQRGGDKDIVIAPGRMFFGFWLVFSMIVGISYSSSLTSFLIMPGLQKPIENLQQLVTSDIGWAKVYFGGVQSALLDQAHDPDLIALREGVQWRDSLSGILQEVVEGQLATWDNGITTRLLVASKFTDTAGQPLVHFPNFHLLQERIAWPLQQHAPYKRRLDQLIDQVVGAGLMEKWLEFIIFEEQALSRRERERGNTAIEATEGTTGGTVILSLEHFQGPFFVLLLGCLCGGVALLLEVSVRILYRTEIK; from the exons ATGGGAGGAGCCACCGTGTGCCTGGTAGTGTGTGCCTTGACGGGGCTGGGGCAGGTGGTGAGGGCTGCGTCACTGcccgcttccttctcctctatggtt GCAGGGCGGGTGGAGAGTCGTGCCTCTGAGGTCAGTGAGGCTCAAGTCCTGCTGACGGAGGTGGTGAGTCGGGAGATGAGTGGGTGTGCCGTGGTGCTGGTTTATGACACGCCCGACGCCCTCCCGCTCCTCGCCCCGGCCCTCCTGCTCATCCCTTACGGCGTCTCCCTCGTTTACCTCGCCTCCCTGGACGCCGCTGCTGCATTCGCCCTGAAG AATCACGTGGACATCAGTGACGCAAATGTGTGCcgcggcgtggtggtggcggcgcgagACGGTTCGTGGCGGCGCCTGCTGCAGGAGGCCTCACACTTATGGGTGGGCCACACTCTgaccttcctgctgctgctgtctgaCGAAGACCTCACCCGTGATGCCCCGTCCCTCCTGCTCCATCCGACCTTCAG gtttGGAGCccaggtggtggcggcggcaaggCAAGACAACGACAGCTGGCACCTACACACCACCAGCCTCTTCAGCAGCCttcacaaacaccacaccacgcccctGGACACGTGGAGACCCGGGCAGGGCTTTAG ggaaggGGCGCGGCTCTTCCCTGAGGACAAAATGAACAACATGCAGGGCTTCACCTTCACCGTGGCTGCCTTGCCCTACGACCCCTTCATCACGGCTGCCGACACTGCCCTCACAGGACCCGGCAA GTACCGCGGCCTTGAAGTTCGCTTGCTGGACGTGCTGGCGGAGGCTGCAAACTTCACCTACCGCTACGTAGCCCCCGAGGACGGCCAGTGGGGCAGGCTGACGAGGGACGGCACGTGGACTGGAATGATAG GGATGGTGGCGGGAGAGGAGGCGGACTGGGCCATGAGTGACATCACCTTTTCTCCGGAGCGGGAACAGTACGTTGATTTCTCGAGGACCTTTGTGTACGACGCCTCCGAGTTGGTCACGCCCCGGGCCAAACCGCTGCCCAGATGGACCAGCCCCACCAG GCCTTTCCAGTGGGAAGtgtgggtggcggtggtgatggcagtagcGGCTGCGGGACCCTTCCTCTGTGTCCTGGCACGCATATGCACTGACACCTACCTGTCCCGCGTCACTTGGTTCCATCACCTGGGCAACTCAATACTGTTCATCATCCAACCCGTCCTTCAG CGAGGGGGCGACAAGGACATCGTGATCGCCCCGGGTCGTATGTTCTTCGGGTTCTGGCTGGTGTTCTCCATGATCGTCGGtatttcttactcctcctccctcacctctttccTCATCATGCCAGGCCTGCAGAAGCCCATCGAGAACCTGCAGCAGCTGGTCACCTCTGACATTGGGTGGGCCAAG GTGTATTTTGGTGGAGTGCAGAGCGCTCTTCTGGATCAGGCACATGACCCTGACCTAATCGCTCTCCGGGAGGGCGTGCAGTGGCGGGACTCCCTTTCGGGCATCCTGCAGGAGGTGGTAGAGGGGCAGCTAGCCACCTGGGACAACGGCATCACCACTCGCCTTCTGGTGGCCTCAAAATTTACGGATACCGCGGGCCAGCCGCTCGTTCACTTCCCAAACTTCCACTTGCTGCAGGAAAGGATCGCATGGCCCCTGCAGCAGCACGCGCCCTACAAGCGAAG GCTGGACCAGCTGATCGACCAGGTGGTGGGGGCCGGCCTGATGGAGAAGTGGCTGGAG TTCATTATCTTCGAGGAGCAAGCCCTCAGCCGGCGGGAGAGGGAGCGTGGAAACACTGCCATTGAGGCAACGGAAGGCACCACCGGTGGCACAGTTATCCTCTCTCTAGAACACTTCCAGGGGcctttcttcgtccttctcctcggGTGTCTGTGTGGTGGCGTCGCTCTCCTCCTTGAGGTCTCCGTCAGAATCCTCTACCGCACTGAAATAAAGTAG
- the LOC123520314 gene encoding glutamate receptor 2-like isoform X2: protein MSGCAVVLVYDTPDALPLLAPALLLIPYGVSLVYLASLDAAAAFALKNHVDISDANVCRGVVVAARDGSWRRLLQEASHLWVGHTLTFLLLLSDEDLTRDAPSLLLHPTFRFGAQVVAAARQDNDSWHLHTTSLFSSLHKHHTTPLDTWRPGQGFREGARLFPEDKMNNMQGFTFTVAALPYDPFITAADTALTGPGKYRGLEVRLLDVLAEAANFTYRYVAPEDGQWGRLTRDGTWTGMIGMVAGEEADWAMSDITFSPEREQYVDFSRTFVYDASELVTPRAKPLPRWTSPTRPFQWEVWVAVVMAVAAAGPFLCVLARICTDTYLSRVTWFHHLGNSILFIIQPVLQRGGDKDIVIAPGRMFFGFWLVFSMIVGISYSSSLTSFLIMPGLQKPIENLQQLVTSDIGWAKVYFGGVQSALLDQAHDPDLIALREGVQWRDSLSGILQEVVEGQLATWDNGITTRLLVASKFTDTAGQPLVHFPNFHLLQERIAWPLQQHAPYKRRLDQLIDQVVGAGLMEKWLEFIIFEEQALSRRERERGNTAIEATEGTTGGTVILSLEHFQGPFFVLLLGCLCGGVALLLEVSVRILYRTEIK from the exons ATGAGTGGGTGTGCCGTGGTGCTGGTTTATGACACGCCCGACGCCCTCCCGCTCCTCGCCCCGGCCCTCCTGCTCATCCCTTACGGCGTCTCCCTCGTTTACCTCGCCTCCCTGGACGCCGCTGCTGCATTCGCCCTGAAG AATCACGTGGACATCAGTGACGCAAATGTGTGCcgcggcgtggtggtggcggcgcgagACGGTTCGTGGCGGCGCCTGCTGCAGGAGGCCTCACACTTATGGGTGGGCCACACTCTgaccttcctgctgctgctgtctgaCGAAGACCTCACCCGTGATGCCCCGTCCCTCCTGCTCCATCCGACCTTCAG gtttGGAGCccaggtggtggcggcggcaaggCAAGACAACGACAGCTGGCACCTACACACCACCAGCCTCTTCAGCAGCCttcacaaacaccacaccacgcccctGGACACGTGGAGACCCGGGCAGGGCTTTAG ggaaggGGCGCGGCTCTTCCCTGAGGACAAAATGAACAACATGCAGGGCTTCACCTTCACCGTGGCTGCCTTGCCCTACGACCCCTTCATCACGGCTGCCGACACTGCCCTCACAGGACCCGGCAA GTACCGCGGCCTTGAAGTTCGCTTGCTGGACGTGCTGGCGGAGGCTGCAAACTTCACCTACCGCTACGTAGCCCCCGAGGACGGCCAGTGGGGCAGGCTGACGAGGGACGGCACGTGGACTGGAATGATAG GGATGGTGGCGGGAGAGGAGGCGGACTGGGCCATGAGTGACATCACCTTTTCTCCGGAGCGGGAACAGTACGTTGATTTCTCGAGGACCTTTGTGTACGACGCCTCCGAGTTGGTCACGCCCCGGGCCAAACCGCTGCCCAGATGGACCAGCCCCACCAG GCCTTTCCAGTGGGAAGtgtgggtggcggtggtgatggcagtagcGGCTGCGGGACCCTTCCTCTGTGTCCTGGCACGCATATGCACTGACACCTACCTGTCCCGCGTCACTTGGTTCCATCACCTGGGCAACTCAATACTGTTCATCATCCAACCCGTCCTTCAG CGAGGGGGCGACAAGGACATCGTGATCGCCCCGGGTCGTATGTTCTTCGGGTTCTGGCTGGTGTTCTCCATGATCGTCGGtatttcttactcctcctccctcacctctttccTCATCATGCCAGGCCTGCAGAAGCCCATCGAGAACCTGCAGCAGCTGGTCACCTCTGACATTGGGTGGGCCAAG GTGTATTTTGGTGGAGTGCAGAGCGCTCTTCTGGATCAGGCACATGACCCTGACCTAATCGCTCTCCGGGAGGGCGTGCAGTGGCGGGACTCCCTTTCGGGCATCCTGCAGGAGGTGGTAGAGGGGCAGCTAGCCACCTGGGACAACGGCATCACCACTCGCCTTCTGGTGGCCTCAAAATTTACGGATACCGCGGGCCAGCCGCTCGTTCACTTCCCAAACTTCCACTTGCTGCAGGAAAGGATCGCATGGCCCCTGCAGCAGCACGCGCCCTACAAGCGAAG GCTGGACCAGCTGATCGACCAGGTGGTGGGGGCCGGCCTGATGGAGAAGTGGCTGGAG TTCATTATCTTCGAGGAGCAAGCCCTCAGCCGGCGGGAGAGGGAGCGTGGAAACACTGCCATTGAGGCAACGGAAGGCACCACCGGTGGCACAGTTATCCTCTCTCTAGAACACTTCCAGGGGcctttcttcgtccttctcctcggGTGTCTGTGTGGTGGCGTCGCTCTCCTCCTTGAGGTCTCCGTCAGAATCCTCTACCGCACTGAAATAAAGTAG